A stretch of DNA from Candidatus Methylomirabilis sp.:
GAAGACCTGGGGCTTCCCGACGAAGAACTCGATCGCCCGAAGCCAGGCCGTTCCCTCCTCGCCTCGCTCCTCCCCCGCGTAGCGGTAGTCGCGCTTCCGCCCGAACTCCTCTAGCTCCCACTTCAGATGTTCCAGGCGTGGGACCGTCATTTCCAGCAACCGAATCGCCGTCGCGGGCGACGCCAAGCTGAGGGCCCGCTCGAGATGAGGGAGGCAGAGGCCGTCCGACCGTTCATAGGCCGCACCGAACTCCGAGTCTTCCAGGAAAGCCACGAGGGTCTGGAGGTCGTGCGCTTCCGAGGGCCAGCCGTGGCAGGCTGGGCACGGGGGCCTGCGCTCGCGGACACGGAGGGGCGCCGGGCCCCCGGGGCCGCCCAGCCGGGCCCAGAGGCGGCGGAGGGGGGAAGCGGCCGGAGGCTGCTCCGCCAGGCGCTTCAAGGACCGGATCGTCTCCGCCAGGAAGTCGCCGTAGAGGATGCTCACCCCGGACGCGCTGTGGAGAATCTCCCGCAGCATCCAGGCGTGCCAGTTGCAGAAACCCCGGCTCGCCCGGAGGACGTCCCGGGTGCCGGGATCGTTGACCCGCTCATACAGGAGGTTGTCCAGATTCCGCCGGCGTCCCTCCTCCAGGAGGCGGCAGACCGGGCAGCCGGGCTTGCCGAAGGCGTCCCGGAGGTCGAAGTAGCGCATGAACCGGGTCGGGATCTCGGAACGCGCCTCGTGCGTCATGGGGGAAACAAAAAACTCCTACCAAAGGTTACCCTTCAGTAGGAGTTATCAACCGCAGAAGCGGCGGTTAAGGCGAACTCCATCGCCTGAATGTAGGTCCTATGTAGTCCTATGCACCGGCGGAAGTCAAGCCCGTTCTGGCACGGGGAGCGGCCATGGCCGTTGACAGGGGCCGGCTGCTCGGCTAGCGTCGCACATACGCCGCCGGCGAGCGGCTGCGAAAGGCACCGACATGTCAGGCGTCCTGGAGGCCCTCCGCGACATCGTCCTGGTCTGCGACGGGGCGATGGGCTCCATGCTCTACCAGACCTTCGGGCATCTCCG
This window harbors:
- a CDS encoding DUF6062 family protein → MTHEARSEIPTRFMRYFDLRDAFGKPGCPVCRLLEEGRRRNLDNLLYERVNDPGTRDVLRASRGFCNWHAWMLREILHSASGVSILYGDFLAETIRSLKRLAEQPPAASPLRRLWARLGGPGGPAPLRVRERRPPCPACHGWPSEAHDLQTLVAFLEDSEFGAAYERSDGLCLPHLERALSLASPATAIRLLEMTVPRLEHLKWELEEFGRKRDYRYAGEERGEEGTAWLRAIEFFVGKPQVFGNDRGGLLSPAAETPAPSPATCPVPADGVERLQFELARARQRLQEVTRAWTEESSRAAALHYQVTQLREEKRRLEFIVAGLRGGDQAWNSLAEHLREQVQALQQRIVELEGRTEVQPGAADGG